The following is a genomic window from Atribacteraceae bacterium.
ACCCGCCATCCAACCCTGTACCCGCAAGCCATTGGCATTGACCAGCGCTCCGTCGGCGGATAACTTAAAGGCGCCGTCCCGGGTGTAGAACTGTTGGGTGCCATCCCCAACAATGAAAAATCCGTCACCTTCAATGGCGAAATCAGTGGGGTTATCAGTGGTCTGGAGCCCACCCGGGGTGAATATAGTATCAATGGCCCCGATGGTCATCCCCAGGCCCACCTGTTTGGGGTTAACCCCACCCCGGCCTCCGGCCTGCGGCGTGCGAGCCCCGGATATAGTCTGGTTTAGAATGTCCTGGAAATTCACCCGGCCGGCCTTGAAAGCCACAGTATTCACGTTGGCGATATTGTTTCCGATCACGTCCATCCGAGTCTGATGGTTTTTCAAACCCGACACAGCAGTAAACATAGAACGCATCATGGTAGATCTTGCCTCCTCGGCAGAGCCTCCGCCTGGCGGTCCAGCTCCTGGTTCTATTCTACAATTACAACGCTGTCGATATTGGTGAAGACGTTCCCCCGCCGACTTTCCGAATCGATACAGGTGACGACCGTCCGGCGTGGAACGTTGACGACAAAAGCCAAATCCTGCATCATCAAAAGCGCGTCACGTCCGCCTTTTTCCTCCAGGCAACGCATCCCCTGGTGAAGACCCTCGAGTATCGCGGGATTCATGGAGATCCCCCGCTGTTCCAGGCGTTTTCGGGCGTGGGAAGAAAAAACGATCTCTTCCTGCTCGAGAATATTCCGGAATTCCTCACGCTGGGTCAGGGGACCTTCCCCCAAACGTCTGAGGGGCTGAACCGGCGGTATTGTGGGGATCGCCGGACGAAAACGGCTTAACTTGTCGACCATGTCAACCCTCCACTCCGACAATGTCTCGCATCGGGTACCTCTTTCCGTTCACCTCAAGGAACGCTTCCTGGTCCCGGAGAATCACCCCGTTGACTTTTCCGGCATTCCCATCTCTCAAGTGCACGGTTTTCCCAATCATTCCCCCCGCTTCCAGAAAGAGCAGCATGGAGAGGGTTTTATTGGTATTCTGCATCTCTTCCAGCGTCGAATACTGGGCGAGTTGCGCGCCGAATTCCCTTTCGTTCATCGGTTCCAGAGGATTCTGATGCCGGAGCTGCAATACGAGCAGCTGGAGAAAATCATGCCGATCCAAGGTGTTCTTCCCTCTGCTTTCGGAGGGCGATATTTCCTGCCAGCCACTGACCGGAAGAGTCGATACAAACATTTCCTCA
Proteins encoded in this region:
- a CDS encoding flagellar hook capping FlgD N-terminal domain-containing protein, with the translated sequence MFVSTLPVSGWQEISPSESRGKNTLDRHDFLQLLVLQLRHQNPLEPMNEREFGAQLAQYSTLEEMQNTNKTLSMLLFLEAGGMIGKTVHLRDGNAGKVNGVILRDQEAFLEVNGKRYPMRDIVGVEG
- a CDS encoding TIGR02530 family flagellar biosynthesis protein, with translation MVDKLSRFRPAIPTIPPVQPLRRLGEGPLTQREEFRNILEQEEIVFSSHARKRLEQRGISMNPAILEGLHQGMRCLEEKGGRDALLMMQDLAFVVNVPRRTVVTCIDSESRRGNVFTNIDSVVIVE